The Roseomonas marmotae genome segment ATCCTGTCCGAGGCCGTTCCGGGCGGCATCGTGGAAATACGGAGCGCGGTCCCGGACGGGCCCGATGGACCGGCCATCACGGAAAGCATCACCTTCAGCGGCGCTCGCGCGCCATGAGGGCGGCCCGCGTCATCCTCGCCGCCCTCCTGCTGCTTCCGGCGGCGGCCCTGGCCAACGACTACCCGACCGCCGTGCGCGCCGATTACGTGCTGGGCTGCATGGCCTCGAACGGCAATACGCGGCTTGCGCTGGAGAAATGCGCGTGCGCGATCGATGCCATCGCCGAGCAGCTCCCCTTCTCCCATTATGAGCAGGCCGAGACGGCGCTTCGCATGCAGGCGGTCCCGATGGGCGAGCGGGGCGCCATCTTCCGCGATCCGCCGGAGGTCCGCCGCGCCGTGGAGGCATTGCGGCAGGCCCAGGCGGAAGCGACACTCCGCTGCTTCTAGCGGACAGGGCCCGGTCAGGCCGGATCACCTGACCGGGCCGGGCGGAAGGGAGAGGCCTTCCTACTTCAAGGTGCCGAGATAGGCGATCACGTCACTCCTCTGCTTGGCATCCTTAAGCCCGGCATAGATCATGCGTGCGCCCGGGATATAGCCGCGCGGGTCCGTCAGATAGCTGTCCAGCGTGGCGGCGTCCCAGGTCTTGTCGGACTCCTTCATGGCGGGGGAGTAGTTGAACTTCGGCACTTGCGCCGCATGGCTGCCGAATACTCCCGCCAGGCTGGGGCCGACCTTGTTCTGTCCGGCCTGCGCTGAATGGCAGGCGCCGCACTGGCGGGTGAAAACGGTCTTTCCTGCCTCCGCGTCGCCGGCCTGTGCCTCCTGCGCGGAGGCCGAAGCGGCAGCCAGCAAGACGAATGTCAGCATCATCGGCCCAGTGAAGCCCAGCACACTCCGCATCCCGTCATTCTCCTCTCTTTTGTCCTGCCGTTGCAGTGGCAGGCTTGAACTTATCGTGCCGCATCCTGTTCGCCGGGCGCGGCGTCATGCCAGGACGACAACCCCCTTGTCCGAAAGCTCCTGCAGCAGGGGCAGGATATCGGCCTCGATGACCGCCTGCGGCGCGGCGTAGCGGGCGGCAAGCTCCTCGGCGATCTGCGTCACGCTGCGGGTGCCGTCGAGCAGGCGCAGCACCTCGAGCGCCGTCTGGTCCGGGACGAACATCCGCTCCGGCGCCAGGACCACCCAGCGATCGCGGGCGGTATCGTGCCGCAGCCTCGACCCACGTCCGAGGCGCAGCCGGCTCTGCGGTTCCAGGGCCGTCATGACGCGGCCTCGGCGGGGACCGGCCGGCCGACCCGCACCGCGCAGAACTTGAATTCCGGGATCTTGCCGAAGGGGTCGAGCGCCGGGTTGGTCAGCAGGTTGGCCGCCGCCTCGGCATAGCAGAAGGGCAGGAACACCATGCCCGCGGGAACGTCGCGGTCCGCGCGGATCTTCAGTTCCACCGCGCCGCGCCGCGTCTCCAGCCGCACGCGCTCGCCGGCGCCGAGATCCAGCCGGCGCAGGTCGGTGGGCGAGAGCAGCGCCACGGCCTCAGGCTCCAGCAGGTCCAGCACATCGGAGCGGCGGGTCATGGAGCCGGTGTGCCAGTGCTCCAGCACCCGCCCGGTGGAAAGAACCATGGGGTATTCGGCATCCGGCACTTCGTCGGGCGGCACGATATGCGCGGGGACCAGGCGGGCGCGCCCGCTGTCGGTCGGGAAGCCCCTGGCGAAGAGGATCTCATTGCCGGGCTTGTCGGGCGAATCAACGGGATAGGTCACCGCGCCTTCGCGCTCCAGCCGTTCCCAGGTGATATTGGCGAAGGATGGCATGATCTGCGCCATCTCCGCGAAGACCGCTGCCGGCCCCGCATAATCCCAGTCGAGGCCCAGGCGGCGGGCCATCTCCTGGATGATCCACCAGTCCTGCCGCGCCTGCCCCGGCAGCGGCACCACCGGGCGGGCAAGCTGCACGCGGCGGTCGGTATTGGTGAAGCTGCCGGACTTCTCGGCGAAGGCCGAGGCGGGCAGCACCACATCGGCATGGAAGGCGGTCTCGGTCAGGAAGAGGTCCTGCACCACGAGATGGTCGAGCTTCGCCAGGGCCTCGCGCGCATGTCGCAGGTCCGGGTCGGACATCGCGGGGTTCTCGCCCTCGATATACATGCCGCGGATGGTGCCGGCATGGATGGCGTTCATGATCTCCACCACCGTCAGCCCCGGCTCCGGGTCCAGTGTCGCGCCCCAGAAACGCTCGAAGGCGGTGCGGATCTCCGGCTTCGCCACCGGCTGGTAATCCGGCAGCACCATCGGGATCAGCCCGGCATCGGATGCGCCCTGCACGTTGTTCTGCCCGCGCAGCGGGTGCAGCCCGGTGCCGGGCCGGCCGATCTGCCCGGTGATCAGAGCCAGCGCGATCAGGCAGCGGGAATTGTCGGTGCCATGCACATGCTGGCTGATGCCCATGCCCCAGAAGATGATCGCGGTGCGCGCGCGGGCATAGAGCCGCGCCACCTCGCGCAGCGTGGCGGCGGGGACGCCGCAGACCGCCTCCATCCGCTCCGGCGGGAAATCCCGGATGCGCTCGCGCAATTCGGCGAAGCCCTCGGTATGGGCATCGACATACTGGCGGTCGTACAATTCCTCCTCGATGATTGTGTGCAGCAGCGCGTTCAGCAGCGCGACGTCGCTGCCCGGACGGAAGGCCAGATGATGGGCCGCGTGGCGGGAGAGCTGCTGGCGGCGCGGATCGATCACCACCAGCCTGGCGCCCCGCTGCTTCACCGCATTCTTGATGAAGGTGGCCGCGACCGGGTGGTTCACCGTGGGGTTGGCGCCGATCACCACGATCACCTCGGCCTCCAGCGCGGCGGCGAAGGGCGCCGTCACCGCGGCCGAGTTCAGCCCTTCCATCAGCGCGGCGACGGAGGAAGCGTGGCAAAGCCGCGTGCAGTGATCGACATTGTTGCTGCCGAAGCCCGTGCGGACCAGCTTCTGGAAGAGATAGGCTTCCTCGTTCGATCCCTTGGCCGAGCCGAATCCGGCCAGGGACTTCGGCCCATGCGTATCCCGCAGCCGGGCCAGACCGCCTGCGGCCAACTCCAGTGCTTCTTCCCAGCTCGCCTCGCGGAAATGGGTCCAGGGATTGGCGGGGTCCACCTGGTCTTCAGCGTGCTTTGGCACCTCCGCACGGCGGATCAGCGGCTTCGTCAGCCGGTGCGGGTGCTGCGCGTAGTCGAAGCCGAAGCGCCCCTTGACGCAGAGCCGGTTGTGGTTGGCCGGCCCGTCGCGGCCCTCGGCATAGACGATGCGGTCGTCCTTCACCTGATAGGTGACCTGGCAGCCGACGCCGCAATAGGGACAGAGCGAATCCACGCTGCGGTCAGGCCAGACCTTGCGAACCTGCTGCTCATCCAGATAGGCGGCGGGCATCAGCGCGCCGGTCGGGCAGGCCTGCACGCATTCGCCACAGGCGACGCAGGTGGAGGCGCCCATCGGGTCGTCGAAATCGAAGACCACCTTGGCGGCGGCATTGCGTTCCGCCATGCCGATGACGTCATTGGCCTGCACCTCGCGGCAGGCGCGGACGCAGAGGTTGCACTGGATGCAGGCGTCGAGATTGACGCGCATCGCCGGATGGCTGGCATCGGGCGCCCAGCGCGGCACGGCCGGGAAGCGGCTCTCCACCACCTCCATGCGGTCCGCCCAATCCCAGAGGCGGGAACTCGGGTCCGGCGAGGCCGAACGCGCCGGCTGGTCCGCCAGCAGCAGTTCCATCACCATCCGGCGGGCACGCCCGGCGCGTTCGCTGGCGCTGCGCACCTTCATCCCCGGCGTCGGCTTGCGCATGCAGGAAGGGGCGAGGACACGCTCCCCCTCGATCTCCACCATGCAGGCGCGGCAATTGCCGTCGGGCCGGTAGCCCGGCTCGGGCCTGTGGCAGAGATGCGGGATCTCGGTGCCGAGGCGCCGCGCCGCTTCCCAGAGCGTCTCGCCCGGCATGGCCTCGACCATCGTTCCGTCCAGTTCGAAGGCAATGGCCTCGCTCATGCGGGATGCCCCTCCTTGCCGGCGATCTCCGGGAAATGCCGCAGCAGGCTGAGCAGCGGGTTACTCGCCGCCTGGCCAAGGCCGCAGATCGAGGCCTCGCGCATCACCTCCGACAATTCCTGCAGCAGCGCGGTGTCCCATTCCTCCCGCTCCATCAACATTCGCGCCTTCTGCGTGCCGATGCGGCAGGGCGTGCACTGGCCGCAGCTTTCATCCTCGAAGAAGCGCATCACGTTCAGCGCGGCCGCCCGCAGGTCATCGGCCTGCGACAGCACGATCACCGCGGCCGAGCCGATGAAGCAGCCATGCGGCTCCAACGTGCCGAAATCCAGCGGCAGGTCGGCCAGCGAGGCCGGCAGAATGCCACCGGAGGCGCCGCCCGGCAGGAAGGCCAGGAGTTCATGCCCTTCCGCCATCCCGCCGCAATATTCCTCCACGAGTTCGCTCAGCGTGATGCCGGCGGGCGCCAGCTTCACGCCCGGTTCGCGCACGCGGCCGGAGACGGAGAAGGAGCGCAGCCCCTTGCCGCCGTGCCGTCCCTGTCCGGCCCACCAGTCCGGCCCGCGCTCCAGGATGTCGCGCACCCAGTAGAGCGTCTCGACATTGTTGATCAGCGTGGGGCGGCCGAAGAGACCGCGCTGGAAGGGGAAGGGCGGCTTGTGCCGGGGCAGGCCGCGCTTTCCTTCCAGGCTTTCCAGCAGCGCCGATTCCTCGCCGCAGATATAGGCGCCGGCACCGCGCCGCATGTGCAGCGCCGGGCCGCCCGGCGGCAGCTTCGCGATCTCACGCGCCAGGATCTCGCGCGCCAGCGGGTATTCGTCGCGCAGATAGATGAAGACCTCATCCGCCTCCACCACATGCGCGGCGATCAGCGTGCCTTCCAGGAAGCGATGCGGATCGGTGTTGAGGTAGTGGCGGTCCTTGAAGGTTCCGGGCTCCCCCTCGTCGCCATTCACCGCCATCAGGCGTGGCCCGGGTTGCTCGCGCACCGCGCGCCACTTGCGCCCGGTCGGGAAGCCAGCGCCGCCGAGGCCGCGCAGCCCGCCATGTTCCAGCGCCGCGATCACCGCCTCGGCCTCCAGCCCGCCCGCGCGCAGGCGCTCGAGCAGCCGGTAGCCGCCGGCGGCGCGATAGCGGTCCAGATCGACGTAATCGGCCATGTGTGGGTGGATATCGCCCTGGTGGATTGCCTCAAGCACCGCTTCCGGCCGGGCGTGATGCAGGAAGTGGTGGCCGACCTCCACCACCGGCGCCTGGTCGCAGAGGCCGAGGCAGGGCGCGCGCACCACCCGCGCCCCCGGTCCGACCCTGCCGTCCAGCGCCTCATGCAGCGCGGCGGCACCATGCATGGCGCAGGTGAGGCTGTCGCAGACACGGACCGTCAGCGGCGGCAAGGGCGGCATGCCTTCCTTCACCACGTCGAAATGCGCGTAGAAGGTGGCGACCTCATAGACCTCCGCGTAGGAGAGTTGCAGCGCCTCGGCCAGCGCCGCCAGCAGATCGGCCGGAATCTGTCCATGCCGGTCCTGGATGCGGTGCAGATACTCGATCAGCAGGTCGCGGTGACGCGGGCTGTCGCCCAGCAGCGCCTCGACCGCCTCCCGTGCCTCCAGCCCCGCCTGCCGCCCCTTCGGCAGGGCACGCGCCTGCCGCCGGCCGGAGCCAGGGTGCTCCGGCCGCCGCAAAGATCCTGTCACGGCCTCTCCCATCTCAGACGCTCCGTCAGTCCCAGTCTTAGTAGATGACGACGCCGCGGATGCTCTCGCCGCGGGTCATGAGGTCGAAGCCCTCGTTGATCTGCTCGAGCGGCATGGTGTGGGTGATCAGGTCGTCGATGTTGATCTTGCCGTCCATATACCAGTCGACGATCTTCGGCACGTCGGTGCGGCCGCGCGCGCCGCCGAAGGCCGAGCCGATCCAGCGCCGCCCCGTCACCAGCTGGAAGGGCCGCGTGCTGATCTCCTTGCCCGCCTCGGCCACGCCGATGATGGTCGAGACGCCCCAGCCCTTGTGGCAGCATTCCAGCGCCTGGCGCATCAGCGTGGTATTGCCGACGCATTCGAAGGAATAATCCGCGCCGCCTCCGGTCAGCTCCACCAGATGGCCGACCAGGTCGCCCTGGATCTCCTTCGGGTTGACGAAGTGGGTCATGCCGAACCTGCGCGCCATCGCCTCGCGCCCGGGGTTGATGTCGACGCCGACGATCATGTTGGCGCCCACCATCCTGGCACCCTGGATGACGTTCAGGCCGATGCCGCCCAGGCCGAACACCACCACATTGGCGCCAGCCTCCACCTTGGCCGTGAAGATCACCGCGCCGATGCCGGTGGTGACGCCGCAGCCGATGTAGCAGACTTTGTCGAAGGGCGCGTCCTCGCGGATCTTGGCCACCGCGATCTCCGGCAGCACCGTGTAGTTCGAGAAGGTGCTGGTGCCCATGTAGTGGTGCAGCGGCTTGCCGTTGCAGGAGAAGCGGCTGGTGCCGTCCGGCATCTGCCCGCGCCCCTGCGTGACGCGGATCTTCTGGCACAGGTTGGTCTTGCGGCTCAGGCAGTAGTCGCATTCCCGGCATTCCGGCGTGTAGAGCGGAATGACATGGTCGCCCTTGCGCAGGCTCTTCACGCCCGGGCCGACATCGACCACCACGCCCGCGCCCTCATGCCCGAGGATGGCCGGGAAGATCCCCTCCGGATCGGCACCCGAGAGCGTATACTTGTCGGTGTGGCACAGCCCGGTGGCCTTCACCTCCACCAGCACCTCGCCCTCCCGCGGCCCTTCCAGGTCCACTTCCTCGATCGAAAGCGGCTGGCCCGCCTCCCAGGCAACCGCGGCGCGTGTCTTCATTGCTGCGCTTCCTCCCTCTACCCGTTCTTGACCGTCAACCGGAGCCCGCCGGAATCCCGCGGACTGTATCCTTTGCCCGGGACAGGGCCCGGGGCCTCGCGGCATGGCCCCACCAGGGCCATGCCGCATGGTCGCTCATCGTGCCGGACTGCCCGTTCCCGAGGAAGGGGGCTGAGCGGTGGTGGATGGCAATTGCGGCGGCGGGGCCCCGCCTGTCGCCGCCTCGCCGGCCGAATTCCGTTGCGCGCCACTCATCGCCGCGCCGGAGCCCAGGTTGCCCTCCGGCCTTCTGGTGGCCGGCGTCTCGCTCGCGCCAGGGGGGCGGGGGCTGTGGGTCGGGGGCGCCGGCTGCGCCGCGGTGCCCGTATTCGCCGTCCCGGAGGATTGCTTCTGGGCATCGTTCATCGTGCTGCCGGATTGCAGATTGCCATCCGTCCTGCCGGGGGAGCCCTGGGGCGCCTGCGCCAGGCAGACCGCTGGCAGGGCGAGGAGCGAGACAAGCAGGGCAAGGCCCGTCGCTGTGGTCTTCATGTGCATCCTCCTGTTTATTGGAGAGCGTCCTGACGCCCTCTCTGTCAGCTTCAAGATAGAATGCCGGACAGTGGAAAGGCCAAGGTTAACGTCACGAAGGGGCGATGGATCGCGTCATGCTGATAATGCATACGGAAGATGAAGGTTAGAAAACTTTCATGTAACCTATTGCACTGCGGCAAAAGCGCTCGGCCCCGGGGGAAGTCTCCGGCCGCCGGCACGCCGCGAACCGACACGGATTACGCTTTACCGCCTCCCGGCATTTGTCCCATGCTTACGAGACAATTCCAAAACGAATCGTCAGGCGTGCCCGTTGCTGAGCGAGACTCAGAAACAGGCCGGGAAACCGGCAGGGAGAAAAGAATGTCCGAGACAATCAAGATCCACCCCTTGATAGACCAGGGGCTCAAGCCGGCTTCGCCGCAGTTTGCCGGCGGGACGCTGGTCTGTCACTGCAGGGAGCGACCGGTCAAGGTCAGGGTCTCCTGCCAGGTGGCGCATGACCATGCCTGCGGTTGCACGAAATGCTGGAAGCCGGCGGGGGCGGTTTTCTCCGTTGTCGCGGTGGTGCCGCGCGACAAACTCGAGGTCATCGAGAATGGCGACAAGCTGGCGATCGTCGACAACACAGCCGCGATCCAGCGTTATGCCTGCACCGCCTGCGGCGTCCATATGTATGGCAGGATCGAGAACAAGAACCACCCGTTCTACGGGCTCGATTTCATCCATCCCGAACTTTTCGAGGAATCCGGCTGGGCGCCGCCGGAATTCGCGGCCTTCGTCTCCTCGGTCATCGAGTCCGGCTACAAACCCGAACGCATGGGGGCGCTGCGTGCCCGCCTCAAGGAACTGGGGCTGGAGCCTTATGACTGCCTCTCGCCGCCGTTGATGGACGCCATCGCGGCGCATGGCGTCAAGGCGGCCGACGTACCGCCGCCCTGATCCACGACAGGGCCGGACGGGCGGCCCGCATGGCCGCCCGTCTTCAAAGCCACGTCTTCAAAGCTGCATGGATCTACTCGACGATCAGCGTGCCGGTCATGCCACGCTCCTCCAGCCCCCGCACGCGGAAGGTGAAGTTCCCTGTCCGCACGGGCACGAAGTAGACCTCGACCTCTCCCACATCGTCGAAATCCAGCTCCTCCAGCACGCTGGTCTTGATCTCCGTCTTGCCGACCACGACCTGGCGGATCCAGACATTGCGCCAGAATTCCGGTGCCACGAAGTTGTATTCGCGCCGGCCCGCGGCGGCGATGCGCCAGCGGTAGTAGCGGCCCGTTTCCAGCCGGTATTCGCGCTGAGAGAGAGTGAAGTCATCCTCACCCGAGCCCATCACCAGTGGCTCCAGCCGCTGCGGCCGGGTGGCCAGGTCGCCACGCGCCAGTGCAGGCTGGCTTCCCAATGTTCCCGCGCAGGCCATGGCAAGGCCCGCAGCCACCAGTGATCTGCGGTTCAGGCGTGTCGTCATTGCTGTGCTTCCTCCCGGCGCGGGTGTTTTTGTTGCATGTCCAGCATGGTGCTGTCTCATGCCCACGCTCAAGCACAAACATCCGTGTTCTGGCCGACAGGCTCCGGAAAGCGCCGCGACAGCTCGGCGCGCAGCATGTCCAGGCCGCCGGCATGGTCTTTCCGGTTCTCCAGCACTCCGCGCAGGGAATGGGGCGGGCGTCCGAGCACGGCGATTCGATCGGCCAGCGCCAGCGCATCCTCCAGTTGATGAGTCACCAGAACCGTGGTGATGCCGCGCTCCGCGATCACCTCGCCCAGCAGCGCCCGCAGCCGCACCGCCGTGGCCTCGTCCAGGGAAACCAGGGGCTCGTCCAGCACCAGCAATTCGGGGTCCACCACCAGGGCCCGCGCCAGGGCCGCGCGCCGCGCCATGCCGAGCGACAGCTCGCCGGGGAAGCGGCTGCCCCAGCCACCCAGCCCGACGCGCTCCAGCAGGGGCGCCACCTGTGCGGACGGCCGCCCCGCCGCCTCGGCCGCGAGCCGCAGATTGGCTTCGATGCTGCGCCAGGGCAGGAGGCGCGGCTCCTGGAACACCACGCCCAGGCGTTGCGGCCGCTGCCGTACCTCCCCCTCGAAAGCGGTGTCGAGGCCAAGAAGGATCCGCAGCGCCGTGGTCTTGCCGCAGCCGGAAGGGCCCAGCACGGCGGTGACGCTGCCAGCGGGGAATTCGAGGCGCAGGTCGCGCAGCGCCTCCGTGTCCGGATGCCCGGCGCGGCGATACCGCTTGCTGCGGATATCCAGGGTCAGCGGGGCGGGCTGCAAGTCAGGCAAGGCCACGCCAGGCCCGTGCTCGCCGTTCCGCCGGGCGCATCACGCCGGCCTCGATAGCCAGCATGACCGCCGCGAAAGCGAGGGCATAGGCCAGCAGCCCGGCCACGTCGAAGACCTGGAAGCGCAGGTTCATCTCGAAGCCGACCCCGCTGGGGCGGCCCAGCAGCTCGGCGACCAGCACGATCTTCCAGGCCGTGGCCAGTCCCGCCCGCGCCGCCGCCGCCAGATAGGGATGGAGCTGCGGCAGCATGACATCCCGCCAGCGGGCCATCAGGCCGAAGCGGTAGGCCTGCGCCATCTCATCCAGCCCCGGCTCCATCGCCCGCGCGCCTTCCCGCAGCGTCACGGCCACGGCCGGCAGCTTGACCAGGGCGACGGCGATCACGGTGGCCGCCTCGGTTTGGCCGAACCAGATATAGGCCAGCAGGATCACGACCAGCGCCGGAAGATTGAGGAGCAGCACGAGCCAGAAATCCCCGGCGGCATCCGCGAGGCGCGAGCGCCCCATGAGGATGCCGATCGCGCTGCCCGCCACCATGGCCAGCAGGAAGGCCGCCATGACGCGCGCCAGCGTGGCCCCGAGCGCCTGCGGCAGGCTGCCATCCGCCATGGCCGCCGCCGCGGCGCGCAGCACGGTCAGGGGGTCCGGCAGGGCGCGGTCCGCCGCCCATGCGGCAATCACCCACCACAGCAGCAGGAAACAGGCGGCGGAGCCCAGGCGGATCAGCAGCGCCCCGTGGTCCGGCGCCGATGTCCGGATGGCCGGGAGGGGCTGGACCCCCGTCGCGCCCTGCGTCATGGCGGCGCGCCGGCGGGGCGGTAGAAGCTGCCCTCCGGCAGTGTCATGGCCTGGCCGACCAGGCGCGGGCCGCCCAGTTCCGCCACGATGGCGTAGAGGCGCCTGGCATCCTCCTCCTCCGCCGCGACAGGCCGCTGCGGGATGCCGGCGCGGAAGTGGTCGCGCAGCCGCAGGAACATCGCTTCGGAATCCGCCTGCATCTGGGGCCGCAGCGCCTGCCACTCGGCATCGTCGTCGCGCATGATGGCCTTGGCCCGGGCCGAGGCACGCAGCAGGCCATCCAGCGCGGGGCGGTTGGCCGCGGCCCAGCGTTCATCGAAGACATATCCCAGCATGGCCACCGGCCCGGCGGCGCCGAGTTCCTGTTCGACCTGCTCGATCGCCAGCAATGTGCGGGCGCCCCCGGCTTCCAGCCGCGCGGCGAAGTTCCAGAAGACCAGCGCCGCATCCAGCCGCCCGCGCAGCAGCTGTTCCGCCAGCAGCGGCGGCGCGCCATAGACCGGCTCGACTTCCGCCGGCAGGTCGATCCCGTCGCGGCGGGCGCGGGCGACGAGCAGCAGCCAGGCCTTGTCGAGCGGCCCCCCGGATACGCCGACGCGGCGGCCGCGCAGGCCGGCGATATCGGTGATGGAGGAGCCGGCCGGCACCATGACGGAGCCGATGCTGCTGGAGAAGGGCGTGAATTGCAGCGGCTGATTCTCGGCGCGCTGGCGCGCGACCCAGAGCCAGTCGCTGACGATGACATCGGCCGAACCCGCCAGCAGCGCCACGCGGCCGGCCTCATTCGAGGCGAGGGGGACCTGCTGGATGCTGATACCCTCCGCCGCCGCCAGCCCATGCCGCGCGATGGTATCCAGTTCCCAGGCCAGGGTGCCGAAGCGGAGAGTGCCTACCCGCAGGGCGCCGGCGCTCTCGGCGCGGCCGGGATGCGGCGCCGCGCTGGCGAGGCCGGCCAGCGCGAGCAAAGTCCTTCGGGCCAGCACGCAAGCATCCTCCCTTTGGATCTCTTCTTGATGCCGAGACTAGCGCGTCCCGCGAGCGATCTGGAAGGGCGCTTCTTCACCAGCGGCATGCCGGCGATTTCCCCGGCGGGAATCCATTTCCGCCTTTGCGGCGCCACTCCGCCGTTGATAGCCTCGCCTGCCTCTGGCGAGCGGAGCTTCCGTCTGAATGACGTGTTTGCCATGATTCATGCGGTGGTCCTTGGCGCTGCGGCGGGCGGCGGTTTCCCGCAATGGAATTCCAACACGGCGGCATGCCGGCGCGCGCGGGCCGGGGATCCGGCGGCGGCGGCGCGCAGCCAGGCCTCGCTGGCGGTCAGTGCCGATGGCGCGTCCTGGTATCTGCTGAACGCCTCGCCGGACCTGCGCCAGCAGATCAACGCCACGCCCTGCCTGCATCCACGGGAAGGCCTCCGCTCCACGCCGATCGCCGGCGTGCTGCTGACGGGCGGCGAGGTCGATACCGTGGCGGGCCTCCTGACCCTGCGGGAGCGGCAGGCCCTGCGGCTGGTGGCCAGCGATGCGGTGCATGACCTGCTGGATGCCAATCCGATCTTCGAGGCCCTGTCCCGCGATGTGGTGCCGCGCCAGCGCGTGCCGCTGCGCCAGTGGTTTCCCCTGCTGGACGCCGGGGGCGGGCCGACGGGCCTGACGGCCATGCTCTTCCCCGTGCCCGGCAAGGTGCCGCTCTACCTGGAGCCCGCCGCCGGCGGCGCCCTGGCGCTGGAGGAAGAGGATGGCGGCACCGTGGGGGTGGCGCTGGAAGCAGGGGGACGGCGGATCTTCTACATCCCCGGCTGCGCCGCCATGACGCCGGCGCTGGAGGAACTGCTGCGCGGTGCCGAGCTGGTCTTTTTCGACGGCACCCTGTGGCGGGATGACGAGATGATCCTGGCGGGTCTCGGCCCCAAGACCGGCCAGCGCATGGGCCACATGTCCGTCAGCGGCGCCGGCGGCACGATGGCCGCCTTCGCCGGGCTGGACGTAGAACGGAAGATCCTGATCCACATGAACAATTCGAACCCCGTGCTGCTGGACGGCTCGCCCGAGCGCGCCGAGGCCGAGGCCGCCGGATGGCAGGTCGCCTTCGACGGCATGGAGGTGCGGCTGTGAGCGCGGCGCTTCTCTCCCCCGACGCGCTGGAAGCCGCCCTGCGGCAGATCGGCGCGGAGCGTTACCACAACCTGCACCCCTTCCACCGCGCGCTGCATGACGGCCGCCTGACGCGGCAGCAGGTGCAGGCCTGGGCGCTGAACCGCTACTATTACCAGAGCCGCATTCCCGCCAAGGACGCCTATCTGGTCGCGCGCCTGCCGGACCCGGCCCTGCGCCGGTTGTGGCGCAGCCGGATCGAGGACCATGACGGCGACATCCAGCCCGAAGGCGCGGAGCAGAACGGCGGCATCGCGCGCTGGCTGAAGCTGACTGATGGCCTGGGGCTGGACCGGGACTACGTGATCTCCACCG includes the following:
- the fdhF gene encoding formate dehydrogenase subunit alpha; amino-acid sequence: MSEAIAFELDGTMVEAMPGETLWEAARRLGTEIPHLCHRPEPGYRPDGNCRACMVEIEGERVLAPSCMRKPTPGMKVRSASERAGRARRMVMELLLADQPARSASPDPSSRLWDWADRMEVVESRFPAVPRWAPDASHPAMRVNLDACIQCNLCVRACREVQANDVIGMAERNAAAKVVFDFDDPMGASTCVACGECVQACPTGALMPAAYLDEQQVRKVWPDRSVDSLCPYCGVGCQVTYQVKDDRIVYAEGRDGPANHNRLCVKGRFGFDYAQHPHRLTKPLIRRAEVPKHAEDQVDPANPWTHFREASWEEALELAAGGLARLRDTHGPKSLAGFGSAKGSNEEAYLFQKLVRTGFGSNNVDHCTRLCHASSVAALMEGLNSAAVTAPFAAALEAEVIVVIGANPTVNHPVAATFIKNAVKQRGARLVVIDPRRQQLSRHAAHHLAFRPGSDVALLNALLHTIIEEELYDRQYVDAHTEGFAELRERIRDFPPERMEAVCGVPAATLREVARLYARARTAIIFWGMGISQHVHGTDNSRCLIALALITGQIGRPGTGLHPLRGQNNVQGASDAGLIPMVLPDYQPVAKPEIRTAFERFWGATLDPEPGLTVVEIMNAIHAGTIRGMYIEGENPAMSDPDLRHAREALAKLDHLVVQDLFLTETAFHADVVLPASAFAEKSGSFTNTDRRVQLARPVVPLPGQARQDWWIIQEMARRLGLDWDYAGPAAVFAEMAQIMPSFANITWERLEREGAVTYPVDSPDKPGNEILFARGFPTDSGRARLVPAHIVPPDEVPDAEYPMVLSTGRVLEHWHTGSMTRRSDVLDLLEPEAVALLSPTDLRRLDLGAGERVRLETRRGAVELKIRADRDVPAGMVFLPFCYAEAAANLLTNPALDPFGKIPEFKFCAVRVGRPVPAEAAS
- a CDS encoding S-(hydroxymethyl)glutathione dehydrogenase/class III alcohol dehydrogenase produces the protein MKTRAAVAWEAGQPLSIEEVDLEGPREGEVLVEVKATGLCHTDKYTLSGADPEGIFPAILGHEGAGVVVDVGPGVKSLRKGDHVIPLYTPECRECDYCLSRKTNLCQKIRVTQGRGQMPDGTSRFSCNGKPLHHYMGTSTFSNYTVLPEIAVAKIREDAPFDKVCYIGCGVTTGIGAVIFTAKVEAGANVVVFGLGGIGLNVIQGARMVGANMIVGVDINPGREAMARRFGMTHFVNPKEIQGDLVGHLVELTGGGADYSFECVGNTTLMRQALECCHKGWGVSTIIGVAEAGKEISTRPFQLVTGRRWIGSAFGGARGRTDVPKIVDWYMDGKINIDDLITHTMPLEQINEGFDLMTRGESIRGVVIY
- the pqqD gene encoding pyrroloquinoline quinone biosynthesis peptide chaperone PqqD; the protein is MTALEPQSRLRLGRGSRLRHDTARDRWVVLAPERMFVPDQTALEVLRLLDGTRSVTQIAEELAARYAAPQAVIEADILPLLQELSDKGVVVLA
- the gfa gene encoding S-(hydroxymethyl)glutathione synthase — translated: MSETIKIHPLIDQGLKPASPQFAGGTLVCHCRERPVKVRVSCQVAHDHACGCTKCWKPAGAVFSVVAVVPRDKLEVIENGDKLAIVDNTAAIQRYACTACGVHMYGRIENKNHPFYGLDFIHPELFEESGWAPPEFAAFVSSVIESGYKPERMGALRARLKELGLEPYDCLSPPLMDAIAAHGVKAADVPPP
- a CDS encoding ABC transporter ATP-binding protein, encoding MALPDLQPAPLTLDIRSKRYRRAGHPDTEALRDLRLEFPAGSVTAVLGPSGCGKTTALRILLGLDTAFEGEVRQRPQRLGVVFQEPRLLPWRSIEANLRLAAEAAGRPSAQVAPLLERVGLGGWGSRFPGELSLGMARRAALARALVVDPELLVLDEPLVSLDEATAVRLRALLGEVIAERGITTVLVTHQLEDALALADRIAVLGRPPHSLRGVLENRKDHAGGLDMLRAELSRRFPEPVGQNTDVCA
- a CDS encoding c-type cytochrome, which produces MRSVLGFTGPMMLTFVLLAAASASAQEAQAGDAEAGKTVFTRQCGACHSAQAGQNKVGPSLAGVFGSHAAQVPKFNYSPAMKESDKTWDAATLDSYLTDPRGYIPGARMIYAGLKDAKQRSDVIAYLGTLK
- a CDS encoding NAD(P)H-dependent oxidoreductase subunit E → MGEAVTGSLRRPEHPGSGRRQARALPKGRQAGLEAREAVEALLGDSPRHRDLLIEYLHRIQDRHGQIPADLLAALAEALQLSYAEVYEVATFYAHFDVVKEGMPPLPPLTVRVCDSLTCAMHGAAALHEALDGRVGPGARVVRAPCLGLCDQAPVVEVGHHFLHHARPEAVLEAIHQGDIHPHMADYVDLDRYRAAGGYRLLERLRAGGLEAEAVIAALEHGGLRGLGGAGFPTGRKWRAVREQPGPRLMAVNGDEGEPGTFKDRHYLNTDPHRFLEGTLIAAHVVEADEVFIYLRDEYPLAREILAREIAKLPPGGPALHMRRGAGAYICGEESALLESLEGKRGLPRHKPPFPFQRGLFGRPTLINNVETLYWVRDILERGPDWWAGQGRHGGKGLRSFSVSGRVREPGVKLAPAGITLSELVEEYCGGMAEGHELLAFLPGGASGGILPASLADLPLDFGTLEPHGCFIGSAAVIVLSQADDLRAAALNVMRFFEDESCGQCTPCRIGTQKARMLMEREEWDTALLQELSEVMREASICGLGQAASNPLLSLLRHFPEIAGKEGHPA